From Actinoplanes oblitus, a single genomic window includes:
- a CDS encoding CDP-alcohol phosphatidyltransferase family protein produces the protein MKVTLQEIRERTYKPIDAWWTVLLVDPLASRLVRIVAPYRWITPNVLTLIATIIGAGAMVSFAQGDQQWLIVGAILFHLSFVVDCMDGKVARLNGTGTIFGQWLDFVLDRVRVFFCALTLFGGQYAQHHDVKYLWLMSVAIFLDLVRYLNGSQVAKVRRGMTDKLDSLKFPLELHPEPAQDMSEPGDEAAEENPEPVAGGRPASLKSRVAAYLKRNRIRTHLFSGIEYEMFVYILAPLTGLIFPITIFSGAAMLAFEFFLIYKLYRTAKAYPAKLAAAQQKFDAYQEGRVGTTV, from the coding sequence GTGAAGGTGACCTTGCAGGAAATCCGGGAGCGCACCTACAAGCCGATCGACGCGTGGTGGACCGTGCTCCTGGTCGACCCGCTGGCATCCCGGCTGGTGCGTATCGTGGCCCCGTACCGGTGGATCACGCCCAACGTGCTGACCTTGATCGCGACCATCATCGGCGCCGGCGCCATGGTCAGTTTCGCACAGGGCGACCAGCAGTGGCTGATCGTCGGCGCCATCCTGTTCCACCTCAGCTTCGTCGTCGACTGCATGGACGGCAAGGTCGCCCGGCTGAACGGGACCGGCACGATCTTCGGCCAGTGGCTGGACTTCGTCCTCGACCGGGTCCGGGTCTTCTTCTGCGCGCTCACCCTGTTCGGCGGGCAGTACGCGCAGCACCACGACGTCAAGTACCTCTGGCTGATGTCCGTCGCGATCTTCCTGGACCTGGTCCGTTACCTGAACGGCAGCCAGGTCGCCAAGGTCCGCCGCGGGATGACCGACAAGCTGGACTCGCTCAAGTTCCCGCTGGAGCTGCACCCGGAGCCGGCCCAAGACATGTCCGAGCCGGGCGACGAGGCCGCCGAGGAGAACCCGGAGCCGGTCGCCGGCGGCCGCCCGGCCTCGCTGAAGAGCCGCGTCGCGGCGTACCTCAAGCGCAACCGGATCCGCACCCACCTGTTCAGCGGCATCGAGTACGAGATGTTCGTCTACATCCTGGCCCCGCTGACCGGCCTGATCTTCCCGATCACCATCTTCTCGGGCGCGGCGATGCTCGCCTTCGAGTTCTTCCTGATCTACAAGCTGTACCGGACCGCCAAGGCGTACCCGGCGAAGCTGGCGGCCGCCCAGCAGAAGTTCGACGCGTACCAGGAGGGCCGCGTCGGCACCACCGTCTGA
- a CDS encoding AMP-binding protein — MVENEAHVTFRRARDFLLDHREDYSGAYDGFAWPRLDRFNWALDWFDVIAAGNDNPALWIVEEDGSEQRLSFAELSERSNRVANWLREQGVRRGDRIVVMLGNQVELWETVLAGIKLGAVLIPATPLLGPADAAARVSRGGARHVIATAAATGKFDQVDPAVTRIAVGSAPGWLDFGTAYASSPGFTPDGVTRAGDTLLLYFTSGTTAQPKLVEHTHESYPVGHLSTMYWIGLRPGDVHLNISSPGWAKHAWSNVFAPWNAQACVFIVNYARFDAGRLMAAMQRCGVTSFCAPPTVWRMLIQADLTELKTPPRVAVGAGEPLNPEVIEQVAAAWGVTIRDGFGQTETSVQIANTPGQPVKAGSMGRPVPGFRIALLDPITGARAREGEICVAMEPRPVGLMVGYHGDPELTAERMAGGYYHTGDVASVDADGYITYVGRTDDVFKASDYRISPFELESVLIEHEAVVEAAVVPSPDPVRLAVPKAYVLLAEGWPADEATAASIFAHAREHMPPYARIRRLEFAELPKTISGKIRRVELRGAELDKHADPAATPPGEFTG; from the coding sequence ATGGTCGAGAACGAGGCTCACGTCACCTTCCGCCGCGCCCGGGACTTCCTGCTCGACCATCGCGAGGACTACTCGGGCGCCTACGACGGCTTCGCTTGGCCCCGGCTCGACCGGTTCAACTGGGCGCTGGACTGGTTCGACGTGATCGCCGCCGGCAACGACAACCCGGCGCTGTGGATCGTCGAGGAGGACGGCAGCGAGCAGCGGCTCTCCTTCGCCGAGCTGTCCGAGCGCTCCAACCGGGTGGCGAACTGGCTGCGCGAGCAGGGGGTGCGCCGCGGTGACCGGATCGTGGTGATGCTCGGCAACCAGGTCGAGCTCTGGGAGACGGTGCTCGCCGGGATCAAGCTGGGCGCGGTGCTGATCCCGGCCACGCCGCTGCTCGGCCCGGCCGACGCCGCGGCCCGGGTGAGCCGGGGCGGCGCCCGGCACGTGATCGCGACGGCCGCCGCCACCGGCAAGTTCGACCAGGTGGATCCGGCGGTCACCCGGATCGCGGTCGGCTCGGCACCGGGTTGGCTCGATTTCGGTACGGCCTACGCGTCCAGCCCCGGCTTCACCCCGGACGGCGTGACCCGGGCCGGCGACACGCTGCTGCTCTACTTCACCTCGGGGACCACCGCCCAGCCCAAACTGGTCGAGCACACCCACGAGTCGTACCCGGTGGGGCACCTCTCGACGATGTACTGGATCGGCCTGCGCCCCGGCGACGTGCACCTGAACATCTCGTCCCCCGGCTGGGCCAAGCACGCCTGGAGCAACGTCTTCGCCCCGTGGAACGCGCAGGCCTGCGTGTTCATCGTGAACTACGCCCGGTTCGACGCGGGCCGGCTGATGGCCGCGATGCAGCGCTGCGGGGTGACCAGCTTCTGCGCGCCGCCGACCGTGTGGCGGATGCTGATCCAGGCCGACCTGACCGAGCTGAAGACGCCGCCGCGGGTCGCCGTCGGGGCCGGCGAGCCGCTCAACCCTGAGGTGATCGAGCAGGTCGCGGCCGCGTGGGGGGTGACCATCCGGGACGGGTTCGGGCAGACCGAGACGTCGGTGCAGATCGCCAACACGCCGGGCCAGCCGGTCAAGGCCGGCTCGATGGGCCGGCCGGTGCCGGGCTTCCGGATCGCGCTGCTCGATCCGATCACCGGGGCGCGGGCGCGGGAGGGCGAGATCTGCGTGGCGATGGAGCCGCGGCCGGTCGGGCTGATGGTCGGCTACCACGGCGACCCGGAGCTGACCGCCGAGCGGATGGCCGGCGGTTACTACCACACCGGCGACGTGGCGTCGGTCGACGCGGACGGCTACATCACCTACGTGGGGCGTACCGACGACGTGTTCAAGGCCTCCGACTACCGGATCTCGCCGTTCGAGCTGGAGAGCGTGCTGATCGAGCACGAGGCGGTGGTGGAGGCCGCCGTGGTGCCCTCGCCCGACCCGGTGCGGCTCGCGGTGCCGAAGGCGTACGTGCTGCTCGCCGAGGGCTGGCCGGCGGACGAGGCGACCGCGGCGTCGATCTTCGCGCACGCCCGGGAGCACATGCCGCCGTACGCCCGGATCCGCCGCCTGGAGTTCGCCGAGCTGCCCAAGACGATCTCCGGCAAGATCCGGCGGGTCGAGCTGCGCGGCGCCGAGCTGGACAAGCACGCCGATCCGGCGGCCACCCCGCCGGGCGAGTTCACCGGCTGA